The Pyrus communis chromosome 14, drPyrComm1.1, whole genome shotgun sequence sequence ATTCCAATGAGACTTTCAAGGACTTGACCCAAGAAGAATACCCTTTTGCGTTTATGTTGGCTTGTGGGGGCTTCTTGCTTACAATGCTTGCTGATTGTGTTATTTCCTACGTGTTTCTCAAGAACAAGAGTGTTGTGTCTGCTGCTGATCTTCAGGTTCAGAGTAAGTGCTTTTGGTCTTCTAGATTTTGTTCTCTTTGCTTGCTGAGTGAGTGAAATTCCTTGAACGGGAAATGACAAAGACACACGCTTTTTAGCCTCACGCACTTCTTTTTAATCATTTTCATTCATTCTGTTTGATTTACTCaatccaacaacaacaacaataacaacaaagcattttctcactaagtggggtcggctatataaATCCTAGAACACCATTGCACTCGGTTCTGTGTCACGTCTTCTGTtggatccaagtactctaagtcttttcttagagtctcttccaaagtctttctaggtcttcctctacccctttggTCCTGAAACTCTGTCATGTAACCGTATCTTCTAACTGGAGCGTCAGTAGGTCTTTATATGATTTACACAATCCGATagctaaaaataaagaaatttacaGGTTTGTGTGAGTAGCTTAAATGGTGTGCAAAAATCACATTCCTACCTGTTTCCATTTGATTTATTCGGTTCGATGACcagaaatataaaaatataagggGACTAAAAGTGTGTTGAAAATCACTGTCCTTGAATAAACAACTGTTTGGTGTtggatttttgtttctttagtaACAATTGTCATCTATGAGATTTGAACTCCGATCTTTTCAAACTTTAACAAAGTGGAGACGGGGGTGCCACTAAACGAACTGTATGTGTGTTTTTGCTGAGAATTGTGATTGCGACCATAATTTATTAAGCAAAACTAGGTTTGAGGTTGACTGTAAACCTAGGACAATCAAGTGATAGTTTATTTTTCACTGCAGGTAATACTGAGCAGGGAAGGGGTGGTCAATATGGCACTCAGGTAAGATATATACTTGCTAAATTCATAATCTTCTGGTTGTAATCGTATCAGGATTTCCATACGTATTGGGGGATTACTCGGTGGTGGTTCTGACACTGACTCGAAACTTATTTTTGATTGACCTGACAGGGCCATAACCAAAACGTGGTGGTTGCAAGCGCTACTTCACTTGGGGACAGCATCTTGTTGATAGTAGCCTTGTGTTTCCACTCCGTGTTTGAGGGCATTGCAATTGGAGTCGCTGAGACTAAAGCCGATGCTTGGAAAGCCTTATGGACAATTTCTCTTCACAAGGTATTTGCTGCCATTGCCATGGGCATTGCTCTCCTTCGAATGATGCCTAACCGTCCCTTCTTGTCATGCGCTGCCTTTGCTTTTGCATTTGCTATTTCAAGTCCTATTGGTGTGGCAATTGGAATCCTAATAGACGCAACAACCCAAGGAGCTGTGGCTGATTGGATATTCGCAATTTCAATGGCTCTAGCATGTGGAGTGTTCATCTACATAGCAATAAACCATTTATTGGCAAAGGGTTATGCACCCAACAAAGCAGTTTCAGTCGACAAACCCCAGTACAAGTTTCTGGCAGTTTTGT is a genomic window containing:
- the LOC137716180 gene encoding zinc transporter 11-like, with the protein product MAPPIPRLLLLSSLLLLCLTIPALAHSGHHEDDETEPDTNDSETPHNLRSRPLILVKIWCLIIIFFGTFLPGVSPYFFKWNEGFLVLGIQFAGGVFLGTAMMHFLSDSNETFKDLTQEEYPFAFMLACGGFLLTMLADCVISYVFLKNKSVVSAADLQVQSNTEQGRGGQYGTQGHNQNVVVASATSLGDSILLIVALCFHSVFEGIAIGVAETKADAWKALWTISLHKVFAAIAMGIALLRMMPNRPFLSCAAFAFAFAISSPIGVAIGILIDATTQGAVADWIFAISMALACGVFIYIAINHLLAKGYAPNKAVSVDKPQYKFLAVLLGIGVIAVVMIWDT